The sequence below is a genomic window from Mycobacteroides abscessus ATCC 19977.
ATCCCGCATGCTGACACCGTAGAGCGCGTCGGCAACTTCCATCGTCGGTTTCTGGTGAGTGATGACGATGAGCTGTGACTTCTCGCGGAGTTGCTCGAACAGGCCGATCAAGCGCTGCAGATTGACGTCATCAAGCGCCGCTTCGACCTCGTCCATCACATAGAAGGGCGAGGGTCGCGCCCGGAAGATGGCCACCAGCATGGCAACAGCGGTCAGCGACTTCTCGCCGCCGGACAGCAGCGAGAGGCGCTTGACCTTCTTGCCCGGCGGCCGCGCTTCCACCTCGATACCCGTGGTGAGCATGTCATTGGGGTCGGTGAGCACCAGTCGTCCCTCACCACCGGGAAATAGTGACGAGAAAACACCCTTGAATTCCCGCTCCACATCGGCGTAGGCCTCCGTGAACACCTGCAGGATTCGCTCGTCGACGTCGGCGACGACATCGAGGAGATCCTTGCGGGCCGCCTTGACGTCCTCGAGCTGCGTGGACAGGAAGTTGTACCGCTCTTCCAGCGCCGCAAACTCTTCCAGGGCAAGGGGATTCACCTTGCCCAGCTCGCGCAGGTCTTTCTCTGCACGCTTGGCACGCCGTTCCTGGGTATCGCGATCGAAGGGCATCGGCAGCGGTGCGCTCACCTGCTCGCCGCGCTCTCGGGCCTGCTCGTACTCATCGATCTCCTGCTGAGACGGCGGCAGCTCGATGTGCGGGCCGTACTCGGCGATGAGGTCATCCGCGGCCATTCCGAACTGTTCGAGCACCTGCTCGGAGAGCTGCTCGATGCGCAGTGCTGCTTGGGCTTTGGCGACCTCGTCACGGTGCAGCGCGTCGGTCAGGCGCGTCTGCGCCTGGGTGAGCTCGCGCACCTGATCGCGGACCGCGCCAATCGCCGAGGTGTGCTGTGCCCGGGTCGCACTGAGTTCATCCCGGCGTGCGGAAGCCGCCGCCACCACGTGCTCGAGGCGAGCCGCCACCATGCGTCCCGATTCGGCCACGGCCGCGGCGACGGCCGCCGCGCGCATCCGTGCCGCGGCAGCCCGCGCCGCCCTGGCCCGTGCTTCACGCTCAGCTACAGCGGCCCGGCGCAACGAATCAGCCTTACCGCGAACGGAGTTCACTCGCTCTTCGGAGGTGCGCACTGCCAGGCGCGCCTCGATCTCGACGGAACGGGCCTCTTCCAGCTCGATGGCCATATCGTCGCGGTCCAGCGGCTCGTCGTCGAATAAGTTGGGCGCCTCTTCGGCGTTGCGCAGCCTCGACTCGACCTCGGCCAGCTCCTCCAACGTCGTGGCGCGGCCCCGCTCCAGCTGATCGCGTTGCAGAGTGAGTTTTTTCACCTCTTCGGCGGCAGCCCGAACCTCCTGGCCGACACGCCCCAGCTGCTCGTACACCGCCGAGATTGCCGCGTCGGATTCGTTGAGCGCTGCCAACGCCTGCTCGGCGGTGTCCTGACGCGCGGTCTGCTCGGCAAGTGCGCCGGCCAACGCGGCGGAGATCTCCCCCACCTGAGTCTCGGTGGCCCGCAGCTCTTCTCTCGCAGCCTCGATGGCCGCCTGAACTTCCAGGGTGCTCTGCTTCTTGTCCGAGCCGCCGGCAACCCAGCCGGCACCGACCCGATCTCCGTCGATCGTCACCGCCCGCAGCAGCGGGTTGGCCAGCACCACGTCAATAGCGGCACCGAGTTCGTCGACAACCACCACCGAGGCGAGCATCGCCGACACCGCAGCCGCCAGCCGCTGGGGCGCCTCCACCAGATCGTTGGCCCAGTGCGCGCCAGGAGGCAGCGTGACGGCGGGGCGGGCACCCGTGTGTGCGGGCCAGTCGCCGAACACGATCGCAGCGCGGCCGCCATCCGAGGACTTGAGGGCCTTCACCGCCTCGTGCGCGGCGGCGGGGTTCTCCGCGGCCACCGCGTCCGCGGCCGGCCCCATCGCCGTGGCGATGGCTCCCTGATAGCCGGGCCGTACCTTGACCAGTTGTGCGATCGATCCGAAAATCCCGGCGCCGCTGCGGTTCTCGGCGAGCCACGCAGATCCGTCCTTGCGTTCCAGACCGATGGCCAGTGCGTCGATACGCGCCTTGAGTGAGGCGATCTGGCGTTCGGCCTGACGTTCCGCCGACTGCAGCTCGGCAACCCGCTCATTGGCGATCGACAACGACGAGATCGAACGCTCGTGGTGCTCGTCGAGCCCGACCTCGCCCTGATCGAGTTCGGCCACCCGCGCTTTGACGGTGTCGAACTCGGTCTGAGCCGCCTCGCCGCGCACCGTCGCCTCAACGATCGACTCGGTCAGCCGCTGCGCTTGACCGTCAATGGATTCCAGCCGGGTACGCATGGTGTCGACCTGGCCGGTGAGCCGGGCCAGGCCCTCCCGACGATCCGCCTCGGCCGCGACGGCCGCCATGTGCTGACGCTGTGCCTGGGCGACCGCGGATTCGCGGGCGGATAACTCGGCCTTGGCCGTGGCCAACTGTTCGGTAACGGTTTCCAGCTGTGCGATCAGCAGGCGCTCCTGCTCCGCGACACGCTCGGCCTGTGCTTCCAGCTCCTCGGGATCGGGTCCGGTCGGTGCGGCCGCCACCTCATCGAGGTGGCTGGCCCTCTCCCCGGCGATCCGGACCGTGGCGCTCACGCGCTCGGCCAGCGCCGAGAGCCGGAACCAGGTCTGCTGGGCCAGCTCGGCCTGCGGTAACAGCTCACCCAGGGCCGTCTCATGTTCTGCCAACAGCGCGGTTGCCACCTCGAGCCTGTCGGTGATCTCCGCGTGTTCCTTGCGTAGCGCCGTCTCGGCGTCGTTGGTCCCGTCGAAATCCGCACGACGGGAGACCAGGTCGTCGGCGGCCAGACGCAGACGGGCATCACGCAGGTCCGCCTGCACGGTGGCAGCGCGGCGTGCGACTTCCGCTTGGCGGCCAAGAGGTTTGAGCTGGCGTCGAAGCTCGGTGGTGAGATCGGTCAACCGCGCCAAATTGGCCGCCATCGACTCGAGCTTGCGGACGGCCTTTTCCTTGCGCTTGCGGTGCTTGAGCACACCGGCCGCCTCCTCGACGAAGGCGCGGCGATCCTCCGGCCGGGACTCCAGGATCTGCGAGAGCCGTCCCTGGCCCACGATCACATGCATTTCACGGCCGATGCCCGAATCGGACAACAGCTCCTGCACGTCCATCAGTCGACAGGTCTGGCCGTTGATCTCGTACTCGCCCGCGCCGTCCCGGAACATGCGGCGGGTAATCGACACCTCGGAGTATTCGATCGGTAGCGCATGGTCGGAGTTGTCGATCGTCAGCGTCACTTCCGCGCGCCCCAGCGGAGCACGGCTGGAGGTGCCGGCGAAGATGACGTCCTCCATCTTGCCGCCGCGCAGCGCCTTGGCGCCCTGCTCACCCATCACCCAGGTCAGGGCGTCCACGACATTGGACTTACCCGAACCATTAGGGCCGACGACACAAGTAATGCCGGGTTCCAAGCGCAGAGTCGTCGGCGAAGCAAAGGACTTGAAGCCCTTCAGCGTCAGACTCTTGAGGTGCACAGCGGGCCAGAATACCGGTCTCGGCGCTATCGCTCGCTAAACCCGGAGATGGGCTCGCCGGGCTCGTGCCAGCTATCCACGACGAGATCGACGCGACCTGGCGTTTCACCGCCATTCAACGTGGCAAGCAGCTGTTCACATGCGA
It includes:
- the smc gene encoding chromosome segregation protein SMC, giving the protein MHLKSLTLKGFKSFASPTTLRLEPGITCVVGPNGSGKSNVVDALTWVMGEQGAKALRGGKMEDVIFAGTSSRAPLGRAEVTLTIDNSDHALPIEYSEVSITRRMFRDGAGEYEINGQTCRLMDVQELLSDSGIGREMHVIVGQGRLSQILESRPEDRRAFVEEAAGVLKHRKRKEKAVRKLESMAANLARLTDLTTELRRQLKPLGRQAEVARRAATVQADLRDARLRLAADDLVSRRADFDGTNDAETALRKEHAEITDRLEVATALLAEHETALGELLPQAELAQQTWFRLSALAERVSATVRIAGERASHLDEVAAAPTGPDPEELEAQAERVAEQERLLIAQLETVTEQLATAKAELSARESAVAQAQRQHMAAVAAEADRREGLARLTGQVDTMRTRLESIDGQAQRLTESIVEATVRGEAAQTEFDTVKARVAELDQGEVGLDEHHERSISSLSIANERVAELQSAERQAERQIASLKARIDALAIGLERKDGSAWLAENRSGAGIFGSIAQLVKVRPGYQGAIATAMGPAADAVAAENPAAAHEAVKALKSSDGGRAAIVFGDWPAHTGARPAVTLPPGAHWANDLVEAPQRLAAAVSAMLASVVVVDELGAAIDVVLANPLLRAVTIDGDRVGAGWVAGGSDKKQSTLEVQAAIEAAREELRATETQVGEISAALAGALAEQTARQDTAEQALAALNESDAAISAVYEQLGRVGQEVRAAAEEVKKLTLQRDQLERGRATTLEELAEVESRLRNAEEAPNLFDDEPLDRDDMAIELEEARSVEIEARLAVRTSEERVNSVRGKADSLRRAAVAEREARARAARAAAARMRAAAVAAAVAESGRMVAARLEHVVAAASARRDELSATRAQHTSAIGAVRDQVRELTQAQTRLTDALHRDEVAKAQAALRIEQLSEQVLEQFGMAADDLIAEYGPHIELPPSQQEIDEYEQARERGEQVSAPLPMPFDRDTQERRAKRAEKDLRELGKVNPLALEEFAALEERYNFLSTQLEDVKAARKDLLDVVADVDERILQVFTEAYADVEREFKGVFSSLFPGGEGRLVLTDPNDMLTTGIEVEARPPGKKVKRLSLLSGGEKSLTAVAMLVAIFRARPSPFYVMDEVEAALDDVNLQRLIGLFEQLREKSQLIVITHQKPTMEVADALYGVSMRDDGITQVVSQRMRGLETQLASQNA